Below is a genomic region from Thalassophryne amazonica chromosome 3, fThaAma1.1, whole genome shotgun sequence.
GATGCATCACACATGAATATGTTAAAACTGTAAAAACAGATTTAAAGGTTTAGTTTGGTCTCACTGATTAGTGGCAGATGTGTAAAAGTATCACTgattgtatatttaaaaaaatgcaagCTCAACTCCTccctcattttttatttttttttacataaagaaTGGATTCAGCATgtaaaacatgataaaaaaaaaaaaatggtacataCTGAATGCATTCCTTCCGCATTTTTTTCttaatggggaaaaaaattgAGCTTGGCATTTCTATAATAATAAGTTATTATATCCAGTGTCTGAAAAATTTGGTGCTTTTGCCAGCACAGAGATTTCACATATCTGCCCTGTTAAGATGTTACAACCATTTTCCAATACGTACAACCAGAACAGttataaatcagttttatttccagAGTTCCACAGGACaaaaatggatgaatttcattttttcctcaaaattctacgcacaataccccataatgacaatgtgaaagtttttttttttttgcaaacttattaaaaataaaaagaaaacatgtacataagtattcacacccttttactaaagagtggtttctgtctggccactctaccatacaggcctgattggtggattgctgcagagattattGTCCTCCTGGaagcttctctctccacagaggaatgctggagttctaacagagtgaccatcgggttcttggtcacctccctgactaaggcccttctccccagatcactcagtttagacgggcggctagctctaggaagagtcctggagaTCAGAAATtctatttacggatgatggaggccactgtgctcattgggaccttcaaagcagcagaaatgtttctgtacccttccccagatttgtgcctcaagacaatcctgtgttGGAGGTTTATAGACAATTCCTTGATGCTTGGTTTGCGCTCTGACAtacgctgtcaactgtgggactttatatgtagacagctgtgtgccttttcaaatcatgtccaatcaactgaatttaccctagttggactccaattaagatgtagaaacatctcagattatcagtagaaacagggtgcacctgagctcaattttgagcttcatggcaaaggctgtacacgtaatttctttttttgttgtttgtttttactgttaataaatctacaacaacaacaacaaagctttttcacactgtcattattggggtattgtgtgtagaattttgaggaacaaggctgtaaccaAAAAGAtttgggtcattccatatgaaatcatCCAAAATAAGGGGAAGTCCCAGTTTTATAGTTTTAGAATTGCCTGGTTTTGATATATTTTGTAGCTCATGTTAAGAGAAGAAGAATGGTCTTGACGGCAGCTCAATATCTTGTTTCGTTTAGATTCTATGGGGGTTTGAAAAAGGGGGCATGTCagtgttaaccctctgtgttccatttgtgaccatgtttacttggccataaatcaaaaactagaaaagatattaacttgatatttttagaatttgtttattctgtcttaAAGTTTATGTAAAATGTACAGTTGAAGAAATTAACCCCCTGGGGGTCACACCATTAATTACTAAAAAatggaatttgaaaaaaaaagtaccGAAAGTGTGCTGACTTTGATGTGCATTTAACCTTATTTGCCTTGTCATTTGAAAAATGCTCTTTGGCATGTTGGTAGCACTGATGTTAGGCTTCCTTGAGATGCAAAGAACACCACCACAGTGTCTTGTGACAGGGATCATTCTTTTTTAAGAATGATCCCTGTCACAAGCAAACCTATGCAAGGTGAGTCTGAAGTCACCATTAAGGAAAAATTCCATTCATATGATTAATGACCACCTTTGCGTGAACTTAAGTTAGTCCATGCATGGGCATAGCTTATGTACAGCTAGCTACACGTTAGTTACTGTGCTTTGTTTATTCAGTGATACAGACATTGTTTATAATGTAGCAATGTATGTGTATACATGCTGGCTGGATTTCAGAATGGCTATCGTATAGATTGTCATATTTCCTGTACATTTAAGTACATTGTCATGTACATTTTGATTAAGCTGAAAACTGAAGATCCAATACCAATAAAGAGGGCACTTGTTTTCCCATCAGGCCTCTTTGTTAGATGTTGGTACCAGGTTTAATTTGAAGTTCCAACGAAGACCTTTCATTTgagaccaacaaaacaaaaatcaaaagatgCCCACATGCCCAAAAGGGGGCGCCAAAGGAacatatttggtaaaaaaaagcCGGACAAGAGTTAATTTTGGGCAAAATCTGAGGACACTGTGGTGGTGTTCTTTGTATCCCAAGGAAGCCTAACATTAGTACTACCAACATGCCAAACAGCGTTTTTTACATGACAAGGCAAATATGGTTAAATGCACATCAAAGTCAGCACACTttcggaacattttttttttttcaaattccatTTTTTGGTAATTAATGGCATGGCCATCAGGGGGTTAATTTATATAACTGTAGATTTTACATAAACTTtaagacagaataaacaaatttTGAAAATACCAAGTTAATATATTCTCTAGTTTTTGATTTATGGCCAAGTAAACATGGTCACAAACGGAACACGGGGTTATAACACGGACACGCCCCCTTTTTAAAACCTCCATAGAATCTAAACAAAACAAGATATTGAGCTGCCGCCAATGACCATTCTTCTCTCAACACTCACTACAAAATATATCAAAACCAGGCAATTCTAAAACCATAAAACTGGGACCTTTGgtgatttcatatggaatgatccatttggaaaaagtgaagtgttgtgaatagttTTGAGATGCACTGTACTTGCGACGGCTTCTGAATGATGTGTGTGGCTTCACACTGCAGTATCGACTGCAccgaatctgcttccaaatgtttCATTTCCAAGTGTTTGGATTTATCTTCCACAACTGCAGTAAATGGAGTCAAGTTCATTGCCATATAAATTGATGGAAGACGAATAATTTtataaatggtaaaaaaaaaaacacgcagtATCAATTGTAACTGTATCTGCTGGGCACCCGGCTGCCATGCCAAGTGCTGCAAAGTGCCACTGTGCCCACAAGTGGAGCAACAGGAAGTGGAATAGGCAGAATTCAGTCAGCCCAAGTGTGTTTTTCCATTTCACTCCGATGATTATTGCAACACTGCCGGAGGCATACGCTTGCAATCACTTTGGTCTCTATGTATCTATGTGAACAAGACAACGTTAAGAATACCTCATCTGACCTGGTAGGTACATTTGGCCTGTggtcgagaaaaaaaaaaaaatactgattttGGTTACGATCGGTTAATGCTCAAAGATCAACATCAAATTTCCGCCCATGGGCTAATATATAGAtgggagcaggggtggtggccaagtggttaatgcgcttggtttcagttcagaaggttccgggttcaagtcccacccctgccacatttctccatgtaatgtggagttgcgtcaggaagggcatccggcgtaaaacttgtgccaattcaacatgcagatccaccttggatttgctgtggcgaccccaagtgcaaacaagggagcagccgaagggctaATATATAGATGGGGCAGTCGTTAATTTTCTGGAGCTTTGAGTTGAGAAATGTTATTTTTCTTTAAACTGGCTCTTTGAAATGAGGGTGTGGCACTACAGCTTCTGAGCgacttgtctgtctgggtggttgccatccaggacccaaggcagttctgtggtgtgaaTGTAGTAACGTGATGTTCTCTGACCTAACCTTACAGTGGCGCTACTGCTACTCAGCTCTATCCAGCAGAGGGCGCCCAACAATATCAACAGCTACGAAATATCGAATTATTCCCGTTTTCCCTTGCAATAGCCAGCACATGCTCACGTTTGTCTCTTGAACATCAGCAGCTGACGCTCCCAGGCAGTGCTGCCAAAGTTCCGGATGAGATCCATGCCACAGTCAGTCTCCAGGTGCCGCGTGACCTCCTTGGCTATGTCCCCACGGATCTTAAGCGTTTTAAAGTGGTCAAAGTCTGAGCGGCCCAGCTTCCTCAGGCGCCGAGCTGCAGAGCGGTAACATTTCCAAGGCTGGGCTTCCAGCAGCAGGTACTGACTGATGGAGGCCAGGTGAGAGATGAACCGCAGCAGGCCAGCGTCTCCGTGGTTTAAGTGGACCCACATGGTGACCGCCAGGCACAGACACAGGTGGAAGCGGCTGCAGCCGTGCAGCCTGAGGTAGTCCTGCAGCTGCTCAGTGTCTTCAGTGACATCCAAAGGGATGAAGGAGATGCTGGCCGGCAGGGGGTTCAATTCCAGAGCCCTCTGGATCAGGGTCTGATCCAAGTCGAAACCCAGGAGAAAGATCTTGTCTGATCCACTTTCAGTGTTCTGCACCAAATGCTTGTAGAAGGCTATGCTCAGTTCCTGCCAAAAACGACCCAAACTTAAACCAATTTCATTCTGTagcttttttttaatccaacattgaaaacttttttttatatatatatattaagttcACATATAAACTGACCACATTGCTTTTGAAATAACTGTAAATGTTTTGGAACACGTAGCAGCACTTACCCCTGAGTTACAGCCCACGTCCAGTATCAGTGTCGTCTGCTGTCCGTCACCGAGGCCGAAATCCTGCAGCAGCGTCGCTGGAATCAGTTCCAAACGTTTTTCTGGTGGATTAAACGTGTAATAATTTATGAAGTTGCCGTAAAGAGCTGCGCCCGGTTCATTAACTTTGTCGCGGCAGGCTGCCATCTTTCCCCCCTCTGTGTGCGCCTGGGTACATCCGGAGCAAAGGTCATATTGAAGTCACGGTCCGCCATGTTGTCTCACCCAAAATGGCGTCAAGCAGCAACAAAATTACAAAAGTTAAGGGAATCACACGAACTATGTGTACAAATACTACTATCATTACAAACTATATTATAATAACTTCTTCTCTTGTATAAGACCTTTGATAGTCCCCATCTAGAATATTGTGTCCAAGTCTGGGCACCATACCTTGAGAAAGATAAAAATACTTTAGAAAAAGTGCAGAGAAGGGCCACAAAGTTGTTTTCTAGAATTGCAGCATGTCTTATGAAGAAAGACTTTCAAAATTAGGTTTAACTAcccttcaatttcagtttatttccatttcttttcatttatatagcgccaaatcacaatagagttgcctcaaggtgcttcacaagtaaggtccaacctccagagcaacagtggaaaggaaacactccccctgaggaagaaacctcaagcagaccagactcaaaggggtaaccctctgcttgggccatgctacagacaaattacagaacaattcacaaaacgaatatacaagaaatgctgcgctgaaagggttttcagcacaaataccacaaccatctctggatggagctgtaccttaaacagagagaaaaaacagaatcaggcatcagaaagacaagaaatacagtataacttgccagcattaaacaacaagaaaaacagaatactaaggtgattgctggccactagccagcttcactaaaagacccagaatttagataaagttgaggccgtggcagtttcctaataaaattaattaagagtaaaatgcgcagaactatactatgccagtatgctcgccatacgaaagggaaaataagtgcatcttaagtctggacttgaaagtgtccatagaatctgactgttttattgacgcggggagatcattccacagaacaggtgcatgataagagaaagctctatgacccgcagatttcttattcaccctagggacacaaagtagtcctgcaccctgagaacacaaagcccgggccggtaggtaaggtttaattaggtcgctaggtagggaggtgcaagtccatgaacgattttatagactagtagcagaaccttaaacccTTGAAGACAGAAGTACTAGAGGTGACCTAAACGAGATTTATAACATTTTGCATggtttttaaaatgtaaattttgaaGATTTCTTTCAAATTAGAAGGTATGCTGGCCTGAGAGGCCATGAATTGAGCCTTGAAGTACAAAGGTCCAGCTTGAATTTAAGAAAAAATTTCTTCTGCAATAGAGAAATTGTAATATGGAACAGTTTACCAAGAGAAGTGGTCTCCTCACAAAGTgttaatgtttttaaaataaaataacacagaCACCACCAGGTTGTAAAAATAGTAATGTAATACCTTTTTTAGTTAGACACCTTCTTGTGGTGATTCACTATATTTTAATCGTATACTTACACTAACTACATGTGGAAATAggctatgtatttttttaaataccttaTTTAAACTTGTATACCACTTTTGAAgtgttattcaatcaatcaatcaatcaatttttttttttatatagcgccaaatcacaacaaacagttgccccaaggcgctttatattgtaaggcaaggccatacaataatgatgtaaaaccccaacggtcaaaacgaccccctgtgagcaagcacttggctacagtgggaaggaaaaactcccttttaacaggaagaaacctccagcagaaccaggctcagggaggggcagtcttctgctgggactggttggggctgagggagagaaccaggaaaaagatatgctgtggaggggagcagagatcgatcactaatgattaaatgcagagtggtgcatacagagcaaaaagagaaagaaacagtgcatcatgggaaccccccagcagtctacgtctatagcagcataactaagggatggttcagggtcacctgatccagccctaactataagctttagcaaaaaggaaagttttaagcctaatctcaaaagtagagagggtgtctgtctccctgatctgaattgggagctggttccacaggagaggagcctgaaagctgaaggctctgcctcccattctactcttacaaaccctaggaactacaagtaagcctgcagtctgagagcgaagcgctctattggggtgatatggtactacgaggtccctaagataagatgggacctgattattcaaaaccttataagtaagaagaataattttaaattctattctagaattaacaggaagccaatgaagagaggccaatatgggtgagatatgctctctccttctagtccccgtcagcactctagctgcagcattttgaattaactgaaggctttttagggaacttttaggacaacctgataataatgaattacaatagtccagcctagaggaaataaatgcatgaattagtttttcagcatcactctgagacaagaccgttctgattttagagatattgcgtaaatgcaaaaaagcagtcctacatatttgtttaatatgcgctttgaatgacatatcctgatcaaaaatgactccaagatttctcacagtattactagaggtcagggtaatgccatccagagtaaggatctggttagacaccatgtttctaagatttgtggggccaagtacaataacttcagttttatctgagtttaaaagcaggaaattagaggtcatccatgtctttatgtctgtaagacaatcctgcagtttagctaattggtgtgtgtcctctggcttcatggatagataaagctgggtatcatctgcgtaacaatgaaaatttaagcaataccatctaataatactgcctaagggaagcatatataaagtgaataaaattggtcctagcacagaaccttgtggaactccataattaactttagtctgtgaagaagattccccatttacatgaacaaattgtaatctattagacaaatatgattcaaaccaccgcagcgcagtgcctttaatacctatggcatgctctaatctctgtaataaaattttatggtcaacagtatcaaaagcagcactgaggtctaacagaacaagcacagagatgagtccactgtccgaggccataagaagatcatttgtaaccttcactaatgctgtttctgtactatgatgaattctaaaacctgactgaaactcttcaaatagaccattcctctgcagatgatcagttagctgttttacaactaccctttcaagaatttttgagagaaaaggaaggttggagattggcctataattagctaagatagctgggtcaagtgatggctttttaagtaatggtttaattactgccaccttaaaagcctgtggtacatagccaactaacaaagatagattgatcatatttaagatcgaagcattaaataatggtagggcttccttgagcagcctggtaggaatggggtctaataaacatgttgatggtttggatgaagtaactaatgaaaataactcagacagaacaatcggagagaaagagtctaaccaaataccggcatcactgaaagcagccaaagataacgatacgtctttgggatggttatgagtaattttttctctaatagttaaaattttgttagcaaagaaagtcatgaactcattactagttaaagataatggaatactcagctcaatagagctctgactctttgtcagcctggctacagcgctgaaaagaaacctggggttgttcttattttcttcaattagtgatgagtagaaagatgtcctagctttacggagggcttttttatagagcaacagactctttttccaggctaagtgaagatcttctaaattagtgagatgccatttcctctccaacttacgggttatctgctttaagctacgagtttgagagttataccatggagtcagacacttctgatttaaagctctctttttcagaggagctacagcattcaaagttgtcttcaatgaggatgtaaaactattgacgagatactctatcgcccttacagagtttaggtagctactctgcactgtgttgttatatggcattagagaacataaagaaggaatcatatccttaaacctagttacagcgctttctgaaagacttctagtgtaatgaaacttattccctactgctgggtagtccatcagagtaaatgtaaatgttattaaaaaatgatcagacagaagggagttttcagggaatactgttaagtcttctatttccataccataagtcagaacaagatctaagatatgattaaagtggtgggtggactcatttactttttgagcaaagccaatagagtctaataatagattaaatgcagtgttgaggctgtcattctcagcatctgtgtggatgttaaaatcgcccactataattatcttatctgagctaagcactaagtcagacaaaaggtctgaaaattcacagagaaactcacagtaacgaccaggtggacgatagataataacaaataaaactggtttttgggacttccaatttggatggacaagactaagagacaagctttcaaatgaattaaagctctgtctgggtttttgattaattaataagctggaatggaagattgctgctaatccaccgccccggcccgtgctacgagcattctgacagttagtgtgactcgggggtgttgactcatttaaactaacatattcatcctgctgtaaccaggtttctgttaggcagaataaatcaatatgttgatcaattattatatcatttaccaacagggacttagaagagagagacctaatgtttaatagaccacatttaactgttttagtctgtggtgcagttgaaggtgctatattattttttctttttgaatttttatgcttaaatagatttttgctggttattggtggtttgggagcaggcaccgtctctgcggggatggggtaatgaggggatggcagggggagagaagctgcagagaggtgtgtaagactacaactctgcttcctggtcccaaccctggatagtcacggtttggaggatttaagaaaattagccagatttctagaaatgagagctgctccatccaaagtgggatggatgccgtctctcctaacaagaccaggttttccccagaagctttgccaattatctatgaagcccacctcattttttggacaccactcagacagccagcaattcaaggagaacatgcggctaaacatgtcactcccggtctgattggggaggggcccagagaaaactacagagtccgacattatttttgcaaagttacacaccgatttaatgttaattttagtgacctccgattggcgtaaccgggtgtcattactgccgacgtgaattacaatcttaccaaatttacgcttagccttaaccagcagtttcaaatttccttcaatgtcgcctgctctggcccccggaagacaattgactatggttgctggtgtcgctaacttcacatttctcaaaacagagtcgccaataaccagagtttgatcctcggcgggtgtgtcgtcgagtggggaaaaacggttagaaatgtgaacgggttggcggtgtacacggggcttctgtttagggctacgcttcctcctcacagtcacccagtcggtctgctttcccggctgctcgggatctgccagagggaaactaacggcggctaagctaccttggtccgcaccgactacaggggcctggctagctgtagaattttccacggtgcggagccgagtctccaattcgcccagcctggcctccaaagctacgaataagctacacttattacaagtaccattactgctaaaggaggccgaggaataactaaacatttcacacccagagcagaaaagtgcgggagagacaggagaagccgccatgctaaatcggctaagagctagtagctacgctaagctagcggattcctaaaaacacgcaaagtgaataatgtgtaaataatttagaggtgattcagcagaatgagtgctttagttaaggcacgtaaagattacactgggaaacaaatcgtaatctagataactagatcaatctaactgcgcagattaaacagctaacagatacagaaaaacaccgctgtgctccggaacaggaagtgatacaataccgcagtgagagccaaccaccagtagaggcaagcaagagctcctgGCAGCTATATTGCCAGGAGCAAAATAGCTGCCCAATTTCACTGGGGAAAACAGAGAACCTGTCAACCCTGCGTGGCACTATTCAATGTTTGCTCTTACAGAGTGTTGGATTTGGAAACCAGTGGCTTTGCTGGTGATGAAAGGTTTACGGAGCTTGACTGTGTGGGCAATGTTGTGGTGTTTGTGGAATTAAAAacgatgccctgattgcagcatttgagaagctgagcTAGGAGTGGGAGTGTCTGAGGTTTTGATGGTCCTGCATCTAGACTAAGCTCCAGGCTTTCAAAAACTTCGTCGGTTTGGCCATCACAAGTCTCTGGTTTCTCTGCCTTTGGGAgcaagagacacctgggaataCCTTATGGATTATGAGGccttttatatgaggattttggcaatgcctttgcaggagaatgaaggtccaactctgtatagttgtgagactggCTAATCGCTGACCCAAGGTGATGACTTTGGCCCTAGGTCTCTTTGGAACATGCTTGGGCACCACTGGAATGAttggtgtcaaatgaatggttacttagacTCAGATCAGGAATACCACTTACACTGATGGAATGCTAGCTGTGGCATTATGCCCATATGGTGTGCTGATCAAGCATGATTAGGAGAAGTCTGAATGTACTGGTTGTTTGTGGTGTGGCAGATGCCATGATGTGTTGGAAAATCCTaacaactaccccccccccccaaaaaaaatcacttcatttcttttatatagtgccaaatcacaacaaagctgcctccaggtgcttcacacaagtaaggtctaaccttaccaacccctagatcaAGCACACAGACACCAAATAAAcgtgatttattttttaagtaacactgaaacaaacaaaaaatttgaAATTAACTGAAGTAGCTCTTAAGGCGCATTACtacaataaataaaagtattatttttaacaAGGTGCCAGGCCTCTCCCTTTCAATAGATGGCGCTGTGATATAATTGGCGTTGTTGTCAGTAAGAGGAAAAATAGTCCCTTACCGGACACCGTATGAAAGCGGAGGCTAGTTTACTACGCACTGTGGCCAAAGTCGAACGTTTGTCTTTattaacactttttaaaggtaagaAAAGCCGAAAATATTCTGATAATAGCAACATTCCAGAGCCGGGAAGAGATTTGTGAAAATTATTCTTCGTGCTGTGGCCGTGTTCTGGGTTCTGTCTTAACGTCACTACGTTATTTAATGATATACGTGgaactttatatattttaaaaatgtgtatTATTGACGCCGTTTGTATGTGTTGGCTACTTTAGAAAAACATTCACTGGGTCATGAGGAGGTCACATAAATCGTTCCTCAAACGAGGTGGCTACACGTACGGGAGCCGTATTCCAAAACTATGATTTCTACAGATACGGCACAAGAAGTCCATTAACACAAAAAACTGAAATATTCATATTTatgaagctgaaatcaaagaattcTTTTGTCTACACCGACGTCACGCGAGAATGTCACGTGACCCGTAGCAGGCGACTTGATTGACAATAATAACGTCTAGATATTTTGTGATTATTTGTGTTGTTTATACTTGTCGGTTTCAAAACTTTTATAACGAGGATTTTCACAAGGTTATAAGGATGTCCTATGACTGGCTTCCTGCTGAGGCTAAACCAAGATATGTGCAGAAACTTGAAATATGTGGATTGGAGATGTGCCCATACAGACTTCCAGCAACTGCTTGGCAAAACCTGCTAAATGAGTGGCCAGAAGTAGGGTACTACAACATATATCACTATCTAATAGAAGCACCAGGTGAGATTAACATATATATCATCATAGTATTAGGTATGTccaaaaaatatttattgaagcTAATGAAAAcatagtttggggggggggggggggggggggttgtttatttatttacatgaTAGTTTGGGTTTTGAGCTGCAACATAATTTTTAAAAACCAGATAACAAAATAAATTTATCTGTGTAAATGATGCTCATATTCTAATAGTACTTTCTGCATTTTTTGATGTAGGACCACACACACGAGTCTATGAAAGCCTACAAAACCCTTGAATCATACCAGGTAGTCAAAGCAGGGTGAGTCCAAACCCTTCTTCACACAAAGATGAGCAAAAACATCTTCATCCTCAGAGCTGATGTCATCCCATCATTCAGAGTCAATGACCAGCCACATCACCCTTGGGTTGCTGTGGCTCAAGATGGAACAATCCTAACTGCACATTGTGACTGCAAAGCAGGGTAATCAAATAAATGTTGATCATTATATCTGCTACATGCATATTAACTTATAGACTCATTGTATCATGGAAAAAAAAGTAACGTTTTTGCAATCAAGACAAAAATCATTCTTTAGGCACATTTGACTGGCAAAATCATGAAACTCTCTGAACAGTTTGTCAGGCAAATCATGTAATTctaccatatatatataaaaaataaaccaTGTTAAGATACTATTGAACCAATAAATAAACATTATAGACAACTTAtcattcttaaaatataaaataatatataaaataaaataacaaataccTGTGACAAAGTGGTCTGAGCATACATAATAGTATTTAATGTCATCAGGTGGGAACCAAGCTCTGTTTGTAACAGGATCTTTCCTTTTACATGCATTGGCCCAAAGTTTTCTTCTTTCAGGATGCTTTACTGCATCTGGGAATACATAAAACCTGTTTCTTTGTTTGCCATTTTTGTCCTTTTGAGAATGGTTATTGTCACAGGAGATAATTGCACGC
It encodes:
- the LOC117506534 gene encoding pre-miRNA 5'-monophosphate methyltransferase; amino-acid sequence: MAACRDKVNEPGAALYGNFINYYTFNPPEKRLELIPATLLQDFGLGDGQQTTLILDVGCNSGELSIAFYKHLVQNTESGSDKIFLLGFDLDQTLIQRALELNPLPASISFIPLDVTEDTEQLQDYLRLHGCSRFHLCLCLAVTMWVHLNHGDAGLLRFISHLASISQYLLLEAQPWKCYRSAARRLRKLGRSDFDHFKTLKIRGDIAKEVTRHLETDCGMDLIRNFGSTAWERQLLMFKRQT